Proteins encoded by one window of Ovis canadensis isolate MfBH-ARS-UI-01 breed Bighorn chromosome 14, ARS-UI_OviCan_v2, whole genome shotgun sequence:
- the ARHGAP33 gene encoding rho GTPase-activating protein 33 produces MVARSTDSLDGPGEGSVQPLPPAGGPSVKGKPGKRLSAPRGPFPRLADCAHFHYENVDFGHIQLLLSPERDSPNVSGENELVFGVQVTCQGRSWPVLRSYDDFRSLDAHLHRCIFDRRFSCLPELPPPPEGARAAQMLVPLLLQYLETLSGLVDSNLNCGPVLTWMELDNHGRRLLLSEEASLNIPAVAAAHVVKRYTAQAPDELSFEVGDIVSVIDMPPTEDRSWWRGKRGFQVGFFPSECVELFTERPGPGLKGDADGSPCGVLASQGVSSLTSVVPRPRGKLAGLLRTFMRSRPSRQRLRQRGILRQRVFGCDLGEHLSNSGQDVPQVLRCCSEFIEAHGVVDGIYRLSGVSSNIQRLRHEFDSERIPELSGPAFLQDIHSVSSLCKLYFRELPNPLLTYQLYGKFSEAMSVPGEEERLVRVHDVIQQLPPPHYRTLEYLLRHLARMARHSANTSMHARNLAIVWAPNLLRSMELESVGLGGAAAFREVRVQSVVVEFLLTHVDVLFSDTFTSAGLDPAGRCLLPRPKSLAGSGPSTRLLTLEEAQARTQGRLGTPTEPTTSKAPTSPVERRKGERGEKQRKPGGSSWKTFFALGRGPSIPRKKPLPWLGGTRARPQPSGCRPDTVTLRSAKSEESLSSQASGAGLQRLHRLRRPHSSSDAFPVGPAPAGSCESLSSSESTESSSESSSSSSSESSAAGLGALSGSPSHRTSAWLDDGDELDFSPPRCLEGLRGLDFDPLTFRCSSPTPGDPAPPASPAPPAPASAFPPRATPQALSPRGPTSPASPTALDISEPLSVSVPPAVLELLGAGGTPASATPTPALSPSPGRRPHLIPLLLHGAEAQLSDTCQQEICSKLALPGPRGAQGQHGAGMDSPLLPPPLSLLRPGGAPPPPPKNPARLMALALAERAQQVAQRQSQQEQGGTPSAPQSPFRRSLSLEVGGEPPGTSGSGPPPHPLAHPGGWAPGPPPSLPRQQSDGSLVRSQRPTGTSRRTPRGPTQVPTPGFFSAPRECLPPFLGVPKPGLYPLGSPSFQPSSPGPVWRSPLVPPTPLDRGENLYYEIEAGEGSPYSGPTRSWSPLRPMPPDRLSASYGMLGQSPPLHRSPDFPLSYPPPSCFPHDHLGYSAPQHSARRPTRPEPLYVNLALGPRGPSPASSSSSSPPAHPRSRSDPGPPAPRLPQKQRAPWGHHTPHRVPGPWGPPDPLPYRAAPPAYRRGGEHHRGSLYRNGGQGREGAGPPPPYPTPSWSFHPESQTQSYC; encoded by the exons ATGGTG GCTCGCAGCACTGACAGCCTGGATGGCCCAGGGGAGGGCTCGGTGCAGCCCCTGCCCCCCGCTGGGGGACCCAGTGTGAAGGGGAAGCCTGGGAAGAG GCTCTCGGCTCCTCGAGGTCCCTTTCCCCGGCTGGCAGACTGTGCCCATTTTCACTACGAGAATGTTGACTTCGGCCATATTCAG CTCCTGCTGTCTCCAGAGCGTGACAGTCCGAACGTCTCTGGAGAGAATGAACTGGTGTTCGGGGTGCAGGTGACCTGTCAG ggccGTTCCTGGCCAGTTCTCCGCAGTTACGATGACTTCCGTTCCTTGGATGCCCACCTCCACCGATGCATATTTGACCGGAGGTTTTCCtgcctcccagagcttcctccacCCCCAGAGGGCGCCAGGGCTGCTCAG ATGCTGGTGCCGCTGCTGCTGCAGTACCTGGAAACCCTGTCAGGGCTGGTGGACAGTAACCTCAACTGTGGGCCGGTGCTTACCTGGATGGAG CTGGACAACCACGGCCGGCGACTGCTCCTCAGTGAGGAGGCCTCACTCAATATCCCCGCAGTGGCTGCTGCCCATGTGGTAAAGCGGTACACGGCCCAGGCACCTGACGAGCTGTCCTTCGAG GTGGGGGACATTGTCTCCGTGATCGACATGCCGCCCACGGAGGATCGGAGCTGGTGGCGGGGCAAGCGGGGCTTCCAG GTCGGTTTCTTCCCCAGTGAGTGTGTGGAACTATTCACGGAGCGGCCAGGTCCAGGACTAAAGGGGG ATGCCGATGGTTCCCCATGTGGTGTCCTGGCTTCCCAGGGTGTTTCCTCTCTGACCTCAG TGGTGCCCCGGCCGCGGGGGAAGCTGGCTGGCCTCCTCCGCACCTTTATGCGCTCCCGCCCTTCCCGGCAGCGTCTGCGGCAGCGGGGCATTCTGCGGCAGAGGGTATTTGGCTGTGACCTGGGAGAACACCTCAGCAACTCAGGCCAGGATG TGCCCCAGGTGCTGCGCTGCTGTTCTGAGTTTATTGAGGCCCATGGGGTGGTGGATGGAATCTATCGACTCTCAGGTGTGTCATCCAACATCCAGAGGCTACG GCATGAGTTCGACAGTGAGAGGATCCCTGAACTGTCTGGCCCCGCCTTCCTGCAGGACATCCACAGCGTGTCCTCCCTCTGCAAGCTCTACTTCCGAGAGCTGCCCAACCCCTTACTCACTTACCAGCTCTACGGGAAGTTCAGT GAGGCCATGTCGGTGCCAGGGGAGGAGGAGCGCCTGGTGAGGGTTCACGATGTCATCCAGCAGTTGCCCCCGCCGCACTACCG GACCCTGGAGTACCTGCTGAGGCACTTGGCCCGCATGGCGAGACACAGTGCCAACACCAGCATGCACGCCCGCAACCTGGCCATCGTTTGGGCACCTAACCTGTTACG gtCCATGGAGCTGGAGTCAGTGGGGCTAGGGGGGGCAGCAGCATTCCGGGAGGTGCGGGTACAGTCGGTGGTGGTGGAATTCCTGCTCACCCACGTGGACGTCCTGTTCAGCGACACCTTCACATCTGCTGGCCTCGACCCTGCAG GCCGCTGCCTCCTCCCCAGGCCCAAGTCCCTTGCGGGCAGCGGCCCCTCCACTCGCCTGCTAACACTAGAGGAAGCCCAGGCTCGGACCCAGGGTCGGCTGGGGACACCCACCGAGCCCACAACTTCCAAGGCCCCAACTTCACCTGTGGAAAG gaggaaaggggagagaggcGAGAAACAGCGGAAGCCTGGGGGTAGCAGCTGGAAGACCTTCTTTGCACTGGGCCGGGGCCCCAGCATCCCCCGAAAGAAGCCTCTGCCCTGGCTAGGGGGCACCCGGGCCCGACCACAGCCTTCAG GCTGCCGACCTGACACTGTCACACTGAGGTCTGCCAAGAGTGAGGAGTCTCTGTCATCGCAGGCCAGTGGGGCTG GCCTCCAGCGGCTGCACAGGCTACGGCGACCCCACTCCAGCAGTGATGCTTTTCCCGTGGGCCCCGCACCTGCTGGCTCCTGTGAGAGCCTGTCGTCATCTGAGTCCACCGAGTCCTCCTCCGAGtcgtcttcttcctcttcctccgaGTCCTCCGCAGCTGGGCTGGGAGCACTCTCGGGCTCCCCTTCACACCGAACCTCGGCCTGGCTAGACGACGGTGACGAGCTGGACTTTAGCCCACCCCGATGCCTGGAGGGGCTCCGGGGGCTTGACTTTGATCCCCTTACCTTTCGCTGCAGCAGCCCCACCCCCGGGGACCCAGCACCTCCCGCCAGCCCggcccccccagcccccgcctcTGCCTTTCCACCCAGGGCGACCCCCCAGGCCCTCTCGCCCCGGGGCCCCACCAGCCCTGCCTCACCCACTGCCCTGGACATCTCGGAGCCCCTGTCTGTGTCAGTGCCACCTGCTGTCCTGGAGCTGCTGGGGGCTGGAGGAACACCTGCCTCGGCCACGCCAACACCAGCCCTCAGCCCTAGCCCAGGCCGGCGCCCCCACCTCATCCCCTTGCTGCTGCATGGAGCTGAGGCCCAGCTGAGTGACACCTGCCAACAAGAGATCTGCAGCAAGTTGGCATTGCCTGGTCCCCGGGGAGCCCAAGGCCAGCATG GTGCTGGTATGGATTCACCgctgctgccccctcccctgtcccTCCTGCGCCCCGGGGgggccccacccccgcctcccaaAAACCCAGCACGCCTCATGGCCCTGGCCCTGGCTGAGCGGGCTCAGCAGGTGGCCCAGAGACAGAGCCAGCAGGAGCAGGGGGGCACCCCGTCTGCTCCTCAGTCCCCTTTCCGCCGTTCACTGTCCCTGGAGGTGGGCGGTGAGCCCCCAGGGACCTCAGGGAGTgggccacccccccaccccctagCCCACCCAGGTGGCTGGGCTCCGGGACCCCCACCTTCCTTACCAAGGCAACAAAGTGATGGGAGCCTGGTGAGGAGCCAGCGGCCCACAGGGACCTCGAGGAGGACACCCCGAGGCCCTACCCAG GTTCCCACCCCTGGCTTCTTCTCAGCCCCCCGGGAGTGCCTGCCACCCTTCCTCGGGGTCCCCAAACCAGGCTTGTACCCCCTCGGCTCCCCATCCTTCCAGCCCAGCTCCCCAGGCCCAGTCTGGAGGAGCCCCCTGGTTCCCCCTACACCACTGGACAGAGGAGAGAACCTGTACTATGAGATCGAGGCAGGCGAGGGGTCCCCCTACTCTGGCCCCACTCGGTCCTGGAGTCCCTTGCGCCCCATGCCCCCAGACAGGCTCAGTGCCTCGTACGGCATGCTTGGCCAATCCCCACCACTCCATAGGTCCCCTGACTTCCCACTCAGTTACCCACCACCCTCCTGTTTTCCCCACGACCACCTTGGCTACTCAGCCCCCCAGCACTCGGCCCGGCGCCCCACCCGACCTGAACCCCTCTACGTCAACCTAGCCCTGGGGCCCAGGGGCCCCTCACCCGCTTcttccagctcctcctcccctcctgcccaccctcgCAGTCGCTCTGATCCTGGCCCCCCAGCCCCCCGCCTCCCCCAAAAGCAGCGGGCCCCCTGGGGCCACCACACCCCTCACAGGGTACCTGGGCCCTGGGGCCCTCCAGACCCTCTCCCCTACAGGGCAGCCCCACCAGCGTATAGGAGGGGGGGCGAGCACCACCGAGGGTCCCTGTACAGGAATGGGGGgcaagggagggagggggctggtcCCCCACCCCCCTACCCTACTCCCAGCTGGTCCTTCCACCCTGAGAGCCAGACCCAAAGCTACTGCTGA